A stretch of Planctomycetota bacterium DNA encodes these proteins:
- the rplR gene encoding 50S ribosomal protein L18: MRANTKKNVLRARRHRRVRRKVSGTPERPRLCVRRSLLHIYAQLVDDTTGRTLVAASTLSPEVREACRGVKKVAAAAAIGKELARKALAAGVSKVAFDRSGYKYHGRVRALAEGAREGGLQF; the protein is encoded by the coding sequence GTGAGGGCCAACACCAAGAAGAACGTCCTTCGCGCACGCCGCCATCGCCGCGTGCGGCGCAAGGTGAGTGGAACCCCCGAGCGTCCCCGCCTGTGCGTCAGGCGGAGCCTGCTCCACATCTACGCGCAGCTGGTTGACGACACCACGGGGCGCACCCTCGTGGCCGCGTCCACCCTGAGCCCCGAGGTCCGCGAAGCCTGCCGCGGCGTCAAGAAGGTGGCCGCCGCCGCCGCCATCGGCAAGGAGCTGGCCCGCAAGGCCCTCGCGGCCGGCGTAAGCAAGGTGGCGTTCGACCGCAGCGGCTACAAGTACCACGGCCGAGTCCGCGCCCTGGCCGAAGGAGCGCGGGAAGGCGGGCTCCAATTCTGA
- the rpsE gene encoding 30S ribosomal protein S5 → MALPSIEKEPGASHELIENVVKIFRSSSVVKGGRRFSFAALVVVGDGRGRVGYGYGKANEVPNAVDKAMSGARASLRNVSLAGDTLPHTVTGRFGSTKVLLRPAAPGTGVIAGAGVRAVVEAAGVRNVLSKVFGSRNLKNVVKATMDALGQLRTRAEVERLRGVTIE, encoded by the coding sequence ATGGCCTTGCCAAGCATCGAGAAAGAACCAGGCGCCAGCCACGAACTCATCGAGAACGTCGTCAAGATCTTCCGTAGCTCCTCCGTCGTCAAGGGCGGGCGCCGCTTCAGCTTCGCCGCACTCGTCGTCGTCGGCGACGGCCGCGGGCGCGTGGGCTACGGCTACGGCAAGGCCAACGAAGTGCCCAATGCCGTAGACAAGGCCATGTCCGGCGCCCGGGCCTCCCTGCGCAACGTCTCGCTGGCAGGCGACACCCTGCCGCACACGGTCACGGGCCGGTTCGGCTCCACCAAGGTGCTCCTCCGTCCCGCCGCCCCGGGCACAGGCGTCATCGCCGGCGCGGGCGTGCGCGCGGTCGTCGAGGCCGCCGGCGTCCGAAACGTGCTCTCCAAAGTCTTCGGCTCCAGAAACCTCAAGAACGTGGTCAAGGCGACGATGGACGCTCTCGGGCAGTTGCGCACGCGAGCCGAGGTCGA